Proteins encoded within one genomic window of Panicum virgatum strain AP13 chromosome 1N, P.virgatum_v5, whole genome shotgun sequence:
- the LOC120654114 gene encoding E3 ubiquitin-protein ligase EL5-like, with product MTRQGTGDVSMDSPWPSIGAAAGPATAPVAAAARSVLTAGSIATVAATILIFVVIAAGVVTFQYFFDVWDRPGSDRHGARASRRRGGRAAGGGGGIRAARGVDPDVLGSLPVTVYRKAAPGSSSSEEEDAAECAVCLAELEDGEEARYLPRCGHGFHAACVDTWLASHTTCPLCRLTIAKPDASPAPALALRPVPPEPANYAANLPASVLLGVSDQRAVTVASDADTTASTGSTVVLVIEIPESPVPAPTPRHAARSQAGSARPRSFRRLWSFGRQGAGPSSSCSCGGAGEGDDVEQGGARQPRDLLEKAKSHLNALDGSKAPTQAF from the coding sequence ATGACGCGCCAAGGCACCGGCGACGTCAGCATGGACTCGCCATGGCCGAgtatcggcgccgccgccggccctgccacggcgcccgtggcggcggccgccaggTCCGTCTTGACGGCCGGCAGCATCGCCACCGTAGCCGCCACTATCCTGATCTTCGTTGTCATCGCCGCCGGTGTCGTCACCTTCCAGTACTTCTTCGACGTGTGGGACAGGCCGGGCAGCGACAGGCATGGCGCCCGGGCGTCGCGGCGCCGTGGCggacgggcggcgggcggcggcggcgggatccggGCCGCCCGGGGCGTCGACCCCGACGTGCTGGGCTCCCTGCCGGTCACGGTGTACCGCAAGGCGGCGCCGggttcgtcgtcgtcggaggaggaggacgcggcggagtGCGCGGTGTGCCTCGCGGAGCTCGAAGACGGCGAGGAGGCCCGGTACCTGCCCCGCTGCGGCCATGGCTTCCACGCCGCGTGCGTCGACACGTGGCTGGCGTCCCACACCACATGCCCGCTCTGCCGGCTCACCATCGCCAAGCCCGACGCGTCTCCCGCACCTGCCTTGGCTCTCCGGCCGGTGCCGCCAGAGCCGGCGAACTACGCCGCCAACCTGCCGGCCAGCGTGCTTCTCGGGGTGTCCGACCAGCGCGCAGTGACCGTGGCCTCCGACGCGGACACGACCGCTTCGACGGGCAGCACAGTCGTGCTGGTGATTGAGATCCCGGAGTCGCCCGTGCCGGCGCCGACCCCGCGTCACGCGGCCAGGTCGCAGGCCGGCTCGGCGAGACCGAGGTCGTTTCGGAGGCTGTGGAGCTTCGGAAGGCAAGGGGCGGGGCCGAGTTCCTcttgctcctgcggcggcgccggcgaaggaGACGACGTGGAGCAGGGCGGGGCAAGGCAACCCAGGGATCTGTTGGAAAAAGCTAAATCTCATCTGAATGCTTTAGATGGCTCCAAGGCTCCAACACAAGCATTTTGA